One window of the Armatimonadota bacterium genome contains the following:
- a CDS encoding PAS domain S-box protein, which yields MPQRLRNRFLTLRLTLFLLVLLAVVPALVLALYADLEQRRLTVAAAEQETLHLMRLATAHQEQLLEGVRNLLLVVANLPEVQQGDGAGCSRVLAGVLRAQPLYLNLGVARADGSVFCSALPGFAGVRIADRLYFQTAMATRAFAVGEYQVGRITGQPSLNFGTPVLGPSGEVLGVAFGAVALRQLGRSIAAVGLPAQTTLTVLDRAGVVLASWPPDGLRVGQRLPDGVLRRALVERGEGTVRVSAADGTTYLYAFTQPGIVTGRLYLLLGRPATPTAAVTRIMLQHLAGLILVAALGLAAAWVAGDRLVVRRVGALVAAARRLSAGDLSARAGAQGRGKLAELARAFDEMAAALERRQAEAMQAAAALAERERELRLITDSIRDGLLTVDEEHRILFANPAAGEIFGYAPQELVGRPLTDLMPERLREAHRAGFARYVQTGERRLAWSGIELPGLRRDGREVVLEISLSESQAAGRRLFTGVVRDITARRQAEEERRRAEEARRVAEEGQRVAEQANQAKSEFLSRMSHELRTPLNAILGFAQLLEMDNLSPEQRESVADILKAG from the coding sequence ATGCCCCAGCGGTTGCGAAATCGGTTTCTCACTCTCCGCCTGACTCTCTTCCTCCTCGTGCTCCTGGCGGTCGTGCCTGCGCTGGTGCTGGCCCTCTACGCCGACCTGGAGCAGCGCCGCCTCACGGTCGCCGCCGCCGAGCAGGAGACTCTCCACCTCATGCGCCTAGCCACGGCTCACCAGGAACAGCTCCTGGAGGGCGTGCGGAACTTACTGCTGGTGGTGGCCAACCTCCCCGAGGTCCAGCAGGGTGACGGTGCCGGCTGCTCGCGCGTGCTCGCCGGCGTGCTGCGGGCTCAGCCGCTCTACCTGAACCTGGGGGTGGCCCGGGCCGACGGGTCGGTCTTCTGCAGCGCGCTACCCGGCTTTGCCGGCGTGCGGATCGCCGACCGCCTCTACTTCCAGACGGCCATGGCCACCCGGGCCTTTGCCGTCGGGGAGTACCAGGTGGGACGGATCACGGGCCAGCCGTCGCTCAACTTCGGTACCCCGGTGCTCGGCCCGTCGGGCGAGGTGCTGGGGGTGGCCTTCGGTGCGGTGGCCCTGAGGCAACTCGGCCGGTCCATCGCCGCGGTCGGTCTGCCGGCACAGACCACCCTCACGGTCCTCGATCGAGCTGGAGTGGTCCTGGCCTCTTGGCCTCCCGACGGGCTCCGGGTGGGTCAGCGTCTCCCCGACGGGGTGCTGCGGAGGGCCCTGGTGGAGCGCGGCGAGGGGACGGTCCGTGTGTCGGCTGCAGACGGGACCACATACCTCTATGCCTTCACCCAGCCGGGGATCGTCACCGGCCGCCTCTACCTGCTCCTCGGTCGCCCGGCCACACCCACCGCCGCCGTGACCCGCATTATGCTCCAGCACCTGGCCGGGCTGATCCTGGTAGCCGCCTTGGGCTTGGCGGCAGCCTGGGTGGCCGGTGACCGCCTGGTGGTGCGCCGTGTGGGGGCGCTGGTAGCGGCGGCCCGGCGGCTCAGTGCCGGGGACCTGAGCGCGCGCGCCGGCGCACAGGGCCGCGGAAAGCTGGCCGAGCTCGCCCGCGCCTTCGACGAGATGGCCGCCGCTCTGGAGCGGCGGCAGGCCGAGGCGATGCAGGCGGCGGCGGCCCTGGCCGAGCGCGAGCGGGAGCTGCGCCTGATCACCGACTCCATCCGCGACGGCCTGCTGACCGTGGACGAAGAGCACCGCATCCTCTTCGCCAACCCCGCCGCCGGGGAGATCTTCGGCTACGCGCCTCAGGAGCTTGTCGGCCGGCCCCTCACCGACCTCATGCCGGAGCGCCTGCGCGAGGCGCACCGCGCCGGGTTCGCCCGGTACGTGCAGACCGGTGAGCGGCGGCTGGCGTGGAGCGGCATCGAGCTGCCCGGCCTGCGCCGGGACGGCCGCGAGGTGGTCCTGGAGATCTCCCTCAGCGAGTCGCAGGCCGCAGGCCGGCGCCTCTTCACCGGCGTGGTGCGCGACATCACCGCGCGCCGTCAGGCCGAGGAGGAGCGCCGCCGGGCCGAGGAGGCCCGCCGGGTGGCTGAGGAGGGGCAGCGGGTGGCCGAGCAGGCCAACCAGGCCAAGAGCGAGTTCCTCTCCCGCATGAGCCACGAGCTGCGCACCCCGCTCAACGCCATCCTGGGGTTCGCGCAGCTGCTGGAGATGGACAACCTCTCCCCGGAGCAGCGGGAGAGCGTGGCCGACATCCTGAAGGCCGG
- a CDS encoding zinc-binding dehydrogenase, whose protein sequence is MPMRARAVWFREPRAVEIREEDLPPPGAGEVLVQTVCSAVSHGTEMLVYRGEVDPRLPLDLPALRGGFAFPIKYGYACVGRVAVTGPGVTGLGPGDLVFAHHPHQTAFTLPAGQAVPLPPGCPPEQAVLLANLETALTAMLDATPRVGECAVVLGQGTVGLLVAQLLRRIPGVAVVAVEPLARRRAVSRTVGIPTVLNPAQNDVAAVVRTLTGGRGADLVVEASGAPAALQSALELAGLEGRVVVLSWYGQKPVTLDLGGAFHRRRLRLVASQVGHLPAEVSARWDRARRLQVARALLGEGDLRLAPLITHRIPFDRAAEAYALVDRHPEETVQVVLTYDGGATGADGPATGNGG, encoded by the coding sequence ATGCCTATGCGGGCCCGGGCGGTCTGGTTCCGCGAGCCGCGTGCCGTCGAGATCCGCGAGGAAGACCTCCCGCCCCCCGGCGCGGGCGAGGTCCTCGTCCAGACCGTCTGCTCGGCCGTCAGCCACGGCACCGAGATGCTCGTCTACCGCGGCGAGGTCGACCCGCGCCTGCCGCTCGACCTGCCGGCCCTGCGCGGCGGGTTCGCCTTCCCGATCAAGTACGGCTACGCCTGCGTGGGGCGCGTCGCCGTCACCGGCCCGGGAGTGACCGGGCTCGGGCCCGGCGACCTGGTCTTCGCTCACCACCCGCACCAGACCGCGTTCACCCTGCCCGCCGGACAGGCCGTCCCGCTGCCGCCGGGCTGTCCCCCGGAGCAGGCGGTGCTGCTGGCCAACCTGGAGACGGCGCTCACCGCCATGCTCGACGCGACTCCGCGCGTCGGGGAGTGCGCGGTCGTCCTGGGGCAGGGGACGGTCGGCCTGCTGGTCGCCCAACTCCTCCGGCGGATCCCGGGCGTGGCGGTGGTGGCGGTCGAGCCGCTGGCGCGGCGCCGCGCGGTGAGCCGCACCGTGGGCATCCCCACCGTCCTCAACCCGGCCCAGAACGACGTGGCGGCTGTGGTCCGGACGCTGACCGGCGGACGCGGGGCCGACCTGGTGGTGGAGGCGAGCGGCGCCCCGGCCGCGCTGCAGAGCGCGCTGGAGCTGGCCGGTCTCGAGGGACGGGTGGTGGTGCTGAGCTGGTACGGGCAGAAGCCGGTGACCCTCGACCTGGGCGGGGCGTTCCACCGGCGGCGGCTGCGGCTCGTCGCCTCCCAGGTCGGGCACCTGCCTGCGGAGGTCTCGGCGCGGTGGGATCGCGCCCGCCGCCTGCAGGTGGCGCGCGCGCTCTTGGGCGAAGGCGACCTGCGCCTCGCCCCGCTCATCACGCACCGCATCCCGTTCGACCGGGCGGCGGAGGCCTACGCCCTGGTGGACCGGCATCCGGAGGAGACGGTCCAGGTCGTCCTCACCTACGATGGAGGGGCGACCGGCGCCGACGGGCCGGCGACGGGCAACGGCGGATGA
- a CDS encoding response regulator, which translates to RLVEAMGGTLGVESTVGQGSTFWVELPEAEEPALEPSAVGAARPAGARRARIVYIEDNLSNLKLLQRVLAHRPEVELLPAIQGRLGLDLIREHRPDLVLLDLHLPDMPGDEVLRRLQAQPQTREIPVVVISADATPHQIERLRAMGAQEYLTKPLDVRRLLELLDRALERREGRHVGLPS; encoded by the coding sequence CGGCTGGTGGAGGCGATGGGCGGGACGCTGGGCGTGGAGAGCACGGTGGGGCAGGGCAGTACCTTCTGGGTGGAACTGCCGGAGGCGGAGGAACCAGCCCTGGAACCGTCTGCTGTCGGAGCCGCCCGCCCCGCGGGCGCCCGGCGCGCCCGCATCGTCTACATCGAGGACAACCTCTCCAACCTGAAACTCCTCCAGCGCGTCCTGGCCCATCGGCCCGAGGTGGAGCTGCTGCCGGCGATCCAGGGGCGGCTGGGCCTCGACCTCATCCGCGAGCACCGTCCCGACCTGGTGCTGCTCGACCTGCACCTGCCGGACATGCCCGGGGACGAGGTCCTGCGCCGCCTGCAGGCTCAGCCCCAGACCCGGGAGATCCCCGTGGTGGTGATCAGCGCCGACGCCACCCCCCACCAGATCGAGCGGCTGCGCGCCATGGGCGCGCAGGAGTACCTGACCAAACCGCTGGACGTCCGCCGCCTGCTGGAGCTCCTCGACCGGGCACTGGAACGGCGCGAGGGCCGCCATGTCGGCCTCCCTTCCTGA
- a CDS encoding glycosyltransferase family 39 protein encodes MRAALLAVGVLAALRLVAAGTVPLIDDEAYYWLWAQRLDWSYLDHPPMIAYLIAAGTALADGPVWVRLPALVLGFLTTYALFLLGRDLFGPRAGVFAALLFQLTPVLAGAGLLATPDAPLFLAWVVAMRALWRIFGGPAPAPVGAWLAAGLATGLGVLSKFAIVLLPLGAVVVAAGRWRVVRGPGPWLGAAVAAAGALPVLWWNLTHRWAAVRFVLFERVPGTATGWLGVVQLLTQQFAFALLLVPAFAWALAAAWRRRRDARFAFLFWTALPAVAMPAAAAWVSGAPHGNWLGPAYLGLAVVLGALWTRTTAALAALSGAILAYGFAVAVVPALPPLPGAEDLYGWPQAAARVQAELAALPPGAVIAADRYQVAAQLAYYTRWQVPVTLLPEPNPASIWTPPAALAGRDAVAVVDARWTPHVAWERHAGHVEEAPPEVVHFHGRPLRTFRIFRLRTLLAAPGPASDPAPRRTGALSAPGGGK; translated from the coding sequence ATGCGGGCCGCCCTGCTGGCCGTGGGCGTCCTGGCGGCCCTGCGCCTGGTCGCCGCCGGGACGGTGCCGCTCATCGACGACGAAGCCTACTACTGGCTGTGGGCCCAGCGGCTCGACTGGAGCTACCTCGACCACCCGCCCATGATCGCCTACCTCATCGCCGCGGGGACGGCCCTGGCCGACGGGCCGGTGTGGGTCCGCCTCCCGGCGCTGGTCCTGGGGTTCCTCACCACGTACGCGCTCTTCCTGCTGGGGCGGGACCTCTTCGGCCCGCGCGCCGGGGTGTTCGCCGCGCTGCTCTTCCAGCTCACCCCGGTGCTGGCCGGGGCGGGGCTCCTGGCCACGCCCGACGCGCCACTCTTCCTGGCCTGGGTGGTGGCCATGCGGGCGCTATGGCGGATCTTCGGCGGACCGGCCCCGGCGCCCGTCGGAGCGTGGCTGGCCGCGGGCCTGGCGACAGGGCTGGGCGTCCTCAGCAAGTTCGCCATCGTCCTGCTGCCGCTGGGCGCGGTGGTGGTGGCGGCGGGCCGGTGGCGGGTGGTGCGGGGCCCGGGACCCTGGCTGGGCGCGGCCGTTGCGGCCGCGGGCGCTCTGCCCGTGCTCTGGTGGAACCTGACCCACCGGTGGGCCGCAGTGCGGTTCGTCCTCTTCGAGCGCGTCCCGGGCACGGCGACGGGGTGGCTCGGCGTCGTCCAGTTGCTCACGCAGCAGTTCGCCTTCGCCCTGCTGCTCGTCCCGGCGTTTGCCTGGGCGCTGGCGGCGGCCTGGCGCCGGCGGCGGGACGCGCGCTTCGCCTTCCTCTTCTGGACGGCGCTGCCGGCGGTGGCGATGCCGGCGGCCGCCGCCTGGGTGAGCGGGGCGCCCCACGGCAACTGGCTGGGGCCGGCCTACCTGGGGCTGGCGGTGGTGCTGGGGGCGCTGTGGACCCGGACGACGGCCGCGCTCGCGGCGCTCAGCGGGGCGATCCTTGCCTACGGCTTCGCGGTGGCCGTCGTGCCCGCCCTGCCGCCGCTGCCCGGGGCGGAGGACCTGTACGGCTGGCCCCAGGCGGCGGCGAGGGTGCAGGCCGAGCTGGCCGCCCTCCCGCCGGGGGCCGTCATCGCCGCCGACCGCTACCAGGTGGCCGCCCAGCTGGCCTACTACACGCGGTGGCAGGTGCCGGTCACGCTCCTGCCCGAACCCAACCCGGCCTCCATCTGGACGCCGCCGGCCGCGCTGGCCGGGCGCGACGCGGTGGCGGTGGTGGACGCCCGCTGGACGCCGCACGTGGCCTGGGAGCGCCACGCCGGGCACGTGGAGGAGGCCCCACCCGAGGTGGTCCACTTCCACGGGCGCCCGCTGCGCACGTTCCGCATCTTCCGGCTCCGGACGCTCCTGGCCGCCCCGGGCCCGGCGTCCGATCCCGCTCCGCGCCGGACGGGCGCGCTGTCGGCCCCGGGCGGGGGAAAATGA
- a CDS encoding 6-carboxytetrahydropterin synthase, which produces MFEVGVRARFEAAHRLRGDFGPATRLHGHTYVVEAVVRGPALSEGGTLIDVGTLRGLLNAAVGEFHYRDLDEVAAFQGQNTTAEVVARRIFAVLQAGLASVRGVDRLRVTVWESPDVFAAYEAAIRSNEG; this is translated from the coding sequence ATGTTCGAGGTGGGGGTGCGCGCCCGGTTCGAGGCCGCCCACCGGCTGCGCGGTGACTTCGGCCCGGCCACGCGGCTGCACGGGCACACCTACGTGGTCGAGGCGGTCGTGCGCGGGCCGGCGCTGAGCGAGGGCGGGACCCTCATCGACGTCGGCACCCTGCGCGGGCTCCTGAACGCTGCCGTGGGGGAGTTCCACTACCGGGACCTCGACGAGGTCGCCGCCTTCCAGGGCCAGAACACCACGGCCGAGGTGGTGGCCCGGCGCATCTTTGCCGTCCTCCAGGCCGGACTGGCCAGCGTGCGCGGTGTGGACCGGCTGCGGGTGACGGTGTGGGAGTCTCCGGACGTCTTTGCCGCCTACGAGGCGGCGATCCGCTCCAATGAGGGGTGA
- a CDS encoding glycosyltransferase family 4 protein, which translates to MKDDAVALWTSADLSTTTGGNLYLRHLIQALEEAGVPVRLTAAPPAGALPRMLLVDSLVLDRAAAWVAARRGDATEPPARVVALMLFQPSAADPERAALWRRAEAAVLPRADLVIAVGASEGRALLDLVASPDRLRVIPPGKDAPGVHAAAPRRERRGPLRLLCVANWSPVKRIHLLLEALARLPNVVTLDLVGAVLDPDYAARLRAAIVALGVARRVHVHGPLAGSDLARRYAAADVFVLPSAYESYGVAVAEALAFGLPVVGCDVPGLRDLVGQGRGGILVPPDDVTALTAALERVTRDSDLRARLSHEAAARGAALPTWAQTRRALREALLPLLRGEAHRPVC; encoded by the coding sequence ATGAAGGATGACGCGGTCGCCCTCTGGACCTCCGCGGACCTGAGCACCACCACCGGCGGCAACCTGTACCTGCGTCACCTGATCCAGGCGTTGGAGGAGGCGGGCGTCCCGGTGCGGTTGACGGCGGCGCCCCCGGCCGGTGCCCTGCCGCGGATGCTCCTGGTGGACAGCCTGGTGCTGGACCGTGCGGCGGCGTGGGTGGCGGCGAGGAGGGGCGACGCCACAGAGCCGCCGGCGCGGGTGGTGGCCCTGATGCTCTTCCAGCCCAGCGCCGCCGACCCCGAGCGCGCGGCGCTGTGGCGCCGCGCCGAGGCGGCTGTGCTGCCCAGGGCCGACCTGGTCATCGCCGTCGGCGCCAGCGAGGGCCGCGCACTGCTCGACCTGGTCGCCTCACCCGACCGCCTCAGGGTGATCCCCCCGGGGAAGGACGCTCCCGGCGTGCACGCCGCTGCGCCCCGACGTGAGCGCCGCGGTCCCCTGCGGCTGCTGTGCGTGGCCAACTGGTCCCCGGTGAAGCGCATCCACCTCCTGCTCGAGGCGCTGGCCCGCCTCCCGAACGTCGTGACGCTGGACCTCGTCGGGGCCGTGCTCGACCCGGACTACGCCGCGCGCCTCCGTGCGGCCATCGTGGCGCTGGGCGTGGCGCGGCGCGTTCACGTCCACGGCCCTCTCGCCGGGAGCGACCTGGCCCGCCGCTACGCAGCCGCGGACGTCTTCGTGTTGCCCTCGGCCTACGAGTCCTACGGTGTCGCGGTGGCGGAGGCGCTCGCCTTCGGCCTGCCGGTGGTGGGCTGCGACGTCCCGGGGCTGCGCGACCTGGTCGGCCAGGGGCGCGGCGGGATCCTGGTCCCCCCGGACGACGTGACCGCGCTCACGGCGGCGCTGGAGCGGGTGACCCGCGACTCCGACCTGCGCGCGCGGCTCTCACACGAGGCGGCCGCCCGGGGGGCGGCGCTGCCGACGTGGGCACAGACGCGCCGGGCCCTGCGGGAGGCGCTCTTGCCGCTGCTGCGCGGCGAGGCCCACCGCCCGGTGTGCTAG